The Eleutherodactylus coqui strain aEleCoq1 chromosome 10, aEleCoq1.hap1, whole genome shotgun sequence genome contains the following window.
ACctgccccctccatacatctctgaccacaaccagaggtacaggggcaggatttaaaatccccgcctgctgaatgggctgcctctgattggtcacagccctcaccaatcagaggcagctcacactcacccattcatgaattcatgaatgggtgagtgagtgctgcctctgattggctgagcgcagggaccaatcagaggcagctctcagctgtcattcaatagctctcctggttatcagctcagggcaagataccttccctagtttccatccgtatacagggctgttcatctggtatcttacctcccacgctggggttggctgtcagccatgctggatcagatcttcacctacccggtaggttgatgCAGTGGTTCCACAACCACAGTCCTTACTCTCATCTATAAAACTCTCTATTGAAAGTTGAAATTTCTTATATTTtcgtcactatttcccaggtgcccttgGCCTGTACCCCTggtattctgtcaggtctgttggttaatattaagtccaaaatggccgtccctttAGTCAGGTCCTGTACAAggtgggtaaggtaattatctttagcaaTCAACAGAAAGTTCTGACTTTTATAAGATCCACAGGTTTCggattcccagtttatatccggaaaGTTAAAGCCTCTGACCACAACCTGTCCTCTCCGTATAGCTCTGACCACATCCTGCCCACTCTGTACATCTCTGACCACAACCTGTCCACTCTGTACATCTCTGACCACAACCTACCCACTCTGTACATCTCTGACCACAACCTGCCCACTCTGTACATCTCTGACCACAACCTGCCCACTCTGTACATCTCTGACCACAACCTGCCCACTCTGTACATCTCTGACCACAACCTGCCCACTCTGTACATCTCTGACCACAACctgccccctccatacatctctgaccacaACCTGCCCCCTCCGTACATCTCTGACCACAACCTGCCCACTCTGTACATCTCTGACCACAGCCTACCCACTTTGTACATCTCTGACCACAACCTGTTCCCTCTATATATCTCTGACCACAACCTGCCCACCCTGTACAGCTCTGACCACAACCTGCCCACTCTGTACATCTCTGAGCACAACTTGCCCCTTCATATATCTCTGACCACAACCTGCACCCCCCATATATATCTCAGACCACAAACCGTCCCCTACGCACATCTCTGACCACAACGTGTCCTCTTCATACATCTCTGACAACAAATTGCCCCCTTCGTACATCTCTGACTTCAAGCTGTCCtcctccatatatctctgacctaaaTATCCCGATACTTCTCCATACATAGTCTCCAACCCTTCTCTGTGCCTGTATGGTCTGTCCTCACATACAGCAATTGTCTCCAGGATTTTTTCCTACACTCTGGAATTCCCCCAACCCCAACACATCAGATTCTTCAACACCTGGAAAATGCAGTCTTCACGAATGCTACAACCTCCAGTGTCCCTGCTACCACCAATACAGGAGCAGCTTCTCTGACCTACTACTTCCTTCCCTTGTAGATTGTTGAGTGATATTGCCATAAGAAAATGAAGTGGTATTGCACAGAAATCACAGGAACATAGCCAGAGGCGtatcttgaagctcctgggccccaatgtaaaacctgtaacaggtccccaactataaagctttattcatagtactgggctccctgtatagagaagagaggccttatgggccccctaagactccttggcctgggtgcaaccgtatcccctatagttacgcctctgaacaTAGCTGCTACattgctgtcgcccatgtgaaagaggcctaaaacatACCATTATAAtgaggcctagtggtcagtgtgagaactgcaggattgtaGAATTATTGTTGATTCAGATTGTAACGTTGAAAATTTAAAGcagtgtttaacataaaaacttgatttaaacaataggtgGTTTTCTGACGACCCATTCCCTTCAAGTGACAGCTGCAGTCCGCAGGAGAGGTTACGCACAACTCAATGTGTTTCTTTAGACTGCAGCTGTAGCTCTGTAGTTAAAATCGGGAAAACTTGCTAATAAAAAAGTCTGAGTGCAGCCGTTATTGATCATAGGAGCTTTCTTGCGTGAAGCAAAATACTTTGTAGCTGTTTACAATTGTGAAATTACCTGTCTGAAGTTCTTTGGGTTGGAAAATTCGTAATTGATCCAATAGGGGTGGAGACAGGAAAAAGTTTGTTTCTTAGAGAAGCTCTTTGGATTTTGACCATGAACAGCAGGATCCCTCCAGGTATGAACCTTAAAAATCATCTGATGTCTATTAGTATTTCTTGCATGCATTCCTCTATTTTCTATCCCCATAATGCTGTCCAGCTGCTATCTGATGATTTGCTGATGTTGTATCGATAGACGGAGATTACTTTTTCATACTATGAACTATATTGTCTGAGACGGGCATCAGATCTTCATGCTGTCTTTTAATTCAACTCCCGAACAGTCACCTTAAAGTTGGGAAAACCCTCTCAGAAATGTcacttatatattttatattttgaaTTTTATATAAACATTTTTGGCGCAGAGCTCAAGTCCATTTTTAACCTCTTAGttgcataactaattttagctttAAGATCCAGTAAATCATCTACCATTTTGCCTTCCGGTGGacataaagtttttatttttccatcggtgTAGCTGCAGGAGACCTTGTGTTTTGTTGggcaagttctagtttttataggaacaaaATTCGGGAACATTTAATGTATTAGATACCTTCGATAATTTTTTTCGCTGGGGTGCAATTAAAAAATTAGCAATTTCAAAatggattttttggggatttgTTTTTCCGGCGTTCGCCATGTGATATACATATGATGGTActtttattctacaggtcattatgattatgacaacaccaaatttatatcaGTTTTATGGTTTTACTATTTTGGCACAATATTAACACTGCggcggagcagggggttgcagaggggagtggggggagagggagagggctcccccctgttccccgctgctaccccccgctccgccgccccccccccccccgccccccggcgcacccgagtacttttcacccgaaaatcgcccttaccgagtacgttcgctcatctctaaaatttaCCTCATTCATGGTGAAATTGCACATATGTTCGTCTGAAGCAGCCCTGATAGAACCGGAGCTACAGTCATTTGAAGTAGAACTCTCTGAGCTCAGGGTAATCAGTAGGggtgttaaagggatattcaaGGGTATTTTAAGTGATGACCTATACTCTGGATAGATCATCAGAAGTTGATGGACTGgagtccgccactcaggatccctgtccatcagctgatcgtccagtcTGCTGTCCGTTACTGCGGACTGGATGTCACCATTAGTGTTCTTCGCAGGAAGTGGGAGTGgtagcttcactcccatttagACAGTGACAGAATTGTTTTAGTGAAGAAACGCTCAGCATAACTTCATTTTTTTGATGAAGATAAAAACGCGGATGATAATTTTATTTCTTGTGGATCTGGGGCTGCACGGAGACTTTTTGTAGTGCAATGTTCCAATTTTAACTCTTGAGTGACCACTGCAGTTCACAGAAGCACACTCATTTACATGCAGCTCTCCATATTGGACTGCAGCTGTAGCTTCAGGGCTCAGTGACACGGGcgctgatccgcccgtgtttctgtatGATAAGACGAccgcaccgcgtgcggacgaACATCCGCATGACCGTCTCaattgccagccatgtgttctaCCTTCcgggcggtgcggagagtcatccgcacctgcagtgcggccgtcttatcgtacagaaacacgggcggatcggcgcccatgtAACTGAGCCCTCATAGTTGAAACAAGAAGGTCTCCTTGTAGCCTCAGCCTTATTGTTACGATGGTCCAGAAATACTCCGATTGGGACAATTGACCTGTGTAAATAAACTTGCCGGGGTATATTCCGGGTAAGTGTCTGCAAATACAGCCTCTCCgatgagtccttaaaggggttgtctcgcggcagcaagtggggtcacacacttctgtatggccgtattaatgcactttgtaatatacatcgtgcattaaatataagccatacagaagttattcacttacctgctctgttgctagcgtccccgtcaccatggatccgtctaaattcgctgtcttctggcatttttagacgcgcttgcgcagtccggtcttctgcctggtgaatggggccactcgtgccggagagctggtcccgcgtcgtcatcgtagctccgccccgtcacgtgtgccgattccagccaatcaggaggctggaatcggcaatggaccgcacagagcccacggtgcaccatgggagaagacccgcggtgcatcgtgggtgaagatcccggcggccatcttggagaaggaaaaaagaagtcatcgcagagcggggattcgggtaagtaatatatatacattttttttaacccatcccttgggtttgtctcgcaccgaacggggggcctattgaaaaaaaaaaacgtttcggcgcgagacaacccctttaattatactaATCTTAATTCTTCTCGGTGTGTAATTGCTTAATTACTAGCAATTGGGAATTTGCTTTAATAAATATCTTTGGAATTTGGGATCGAATCATTAGTTTGTATGAAGGGATTTGGTTAACCCTTGTACAATATGAAGCCAATGGTTGTGGAATCAGGCAATGACTTGTATCTGAGGTTATCTAGTATAATGCTTACTTACTGATTGTGAAATAACACCATTTTCCTTATAATTAACCGCAACTGTATAATTAACTGTAATACCAACAATGTTGTGCAAATTTaaccatacagtgctcaaataaAGACCCCATACAGCGCCTAAATAAGTGGCGCACATACACTGCACAAGTCATGCCAGCATATACCAATCCAGGTGCCATTTTGGAACATTGTCAATGAGTATTTAGGGCAATGCATAATTAaacttgtaatttttttacactattttattttttcttatgtgAAAGATTTATGGATGATGGAACCCCATAAAATGGCCTCTCATTTTACTGTACCCTTATCAGATTACATTCAGGAATTCAGATTAGTAAATGTCTGCAGAATCAAACTTATTGTGACCTTAAGGAGAACAAGGATGCCTACAACCTCTAAGACACGCCAATGACATCCTAACATCCTGAGGAGACCCCATGAGCCCAGGTACATTCCCTGAGGCCTGGAGACACCTCATGAATACAAGGAAACCCCATAACCCCTAAAACATGCCACCGGCCCAAGCTCACATGCCTGAGGATATCCCATAAGCCTGTGTACACTCCACAAGTGTGGGGACACCAGTCACAAACCCAAGGACTCTCCACAAGCATGGACGTACCCAAACAGCTCCCCATATCTCAGCTTACTGGAGCCCTTCGAAGTGTTATATGGCAAAAAGGCAATATTGGAGAgatcctatccttaggataagtgaAGTTCGGGTCTGACCTCCAGAATCTCCTCTGATCACCACAAGGAAGAGACCAAAACTCCGACCAGTGCCACGTCCTTTATAATTTTTATGAGAACAGCAGTTCTTTCATATGAGTGTCTGTCTCGCTTAAGCTCTCCCATTCACTTGAAGGAGATGAGCCATTGTGCCTGTGTGAACAATGAAGGCAATGTAGAGCACACTGGAGCTCTGGTCCCTGCATTGAGGTGATTGGACCTCCCATTGTGAAATTGGATCCCCTTCAAAAAAAGATTTCACCATAAACCACTTACTAAAGAggactttgttttttttcttaaggtcattattagagatgagcgagcaccaaaatgctcgggtgctcgttactcgagtcgaacttcccgcgatgctcgagggttcgtttcgagtaacgaaccccattgaagtcaatgggcgactcgagcatttttttatgggacctatgctccgctaaggttttcatttgtgaaaatctgggaaattcaagaaagtgatgggaacgacacagaaacggatagggcaggcgaggggctacatattgggctgcatctcaagttcccaggtcccactattaagccacaatagcagcaagagtgggccccctccccccccaacaatttttacttctgaaaaaccctcattagcaaggcataccttagctaagcaccacactacctccaacaaagcacaatcactgcctgcatgacactctgctgccacttctcttgggtaacatgctgcccaaccgcccatttcagtaatagtagcagtcaagacaggccccagtaacaattccaaagcagcagtatagggggagcacagtattagttccttttcagtagtagtagcagtctagggtattaatgagcgactactacccccagcagacaagcagtaaactgaacacggtcacaggcagcccaaagattttttttttcaatttttttgaaaaagcccactgcctatatagccagtatatcgctttccctgtaccactgtccctgcctcaccagtactgcccctatactcagtaaaatgactgcagactgaggacgctatggtctgcatgcccgatatacaaaaaaaaaaaatgtgcaaaactgctaaaagcagcctcaacagtactgcacacggtcagatgtggccctaagaaggaccgttggggttcttgaagatgaagataacagcctaacactctccctatagcagctacagcaggaaggcactttccctaatgtctctcagcgtgcatctgtggcgagcagcggccggccccagtttatatactcgggtgtcacctgatctccccagccactcactgctggggggtgggatagggctggaacttcacaggaggaagttgtaatgccttccctgtgtttctattggccagaaaacggcgcaaacttttctgggaagaaaatggaagtgactcgaacaccgcgtggtgctcgtctcgagtaacgagcatctcgagtaccctaatacttgaacgagcatcaagttaggacgagtacgctcgctcatctctagtcattatattAGGGGTATTTATATTGTAAGTGAATGTTATTTCCTTTTTGTCACATTTCGGGGTGTCAGAGGACGGGACTCTTCTTTCAAATTGTCAATGATCATTTATAAGTGGAGTAGTTGTAAATAGGATTGTAATGACCCAAAAATCTCAGTAGGTTATTGTGTGCCTCGGAATAATGAAGCTACCAATCTTCAGATGCCATAGTTATGATAATAGATTTATGTGGCTATACAAGCGTAACATAAATAAAAGAACCATTAACCACACCTTGAGATTGGACTTCATGCAGACTAATTAGCACAATGCTCACATGAAGGAGAGTATTTCGGGAAGGAGTATATTTTTGGCAGCTTCCTCAAAGCTTCAGTCTCTATCTTCCTAAGCCATAAAAGGTCCTTCTCCAGAACTTCACGTTCTGCTCTACAAGTTAGAATAATTGGTTACTGTAGATCGTAATTTATTATTTCAGCATTTTAATTGTTTTCTACGTTGTTAAATGAAAATGTTCCAACTTAGCTGATATGGCTAAAGTTTTAAATGGAGCGTAACCCCCTTTGcctttgaaaaagaaaaacattgtgGCATTGGAGGCCTGAAAGACTCTTGAATCTTCAGATTGCTCGTCATTCGGCTCAGATTGAAGAATCAGGTATGAAGATATTGTCCGTGAGTCTGGCTTAGAAGGACTGAATATAATTATATCTATACACTTTGTATATTTCAGGCTGCTTTATTCTCTTTTCATTCACTTAGGCTTTGCTCTGACTACCGTCACAACTTCCATTCTTTATGAAGTCATGACGTGTCCTGTTGGATCCCATTAACTGACAATAAGGTCCATCAGGTTTCCATTTGATTTTGTGTTTTTGACAGCAAGAATGGTTCTGTAGACTATGTTATTCTTGCCGTCAAAAACACTGGAACCTCAACACTACAAAAGACAATGTCAACGTGAACAAAGCTTTAGATACATTTGTATTATTGTTTCTCTCTTTTACACTTTAGTTTTGCCTTTTTTCTTCTATGAAATGTGGTAATCCTTCATACTTCCTATCCCTGACATTCTTCTGACTCCATATCTCTCTTTTCCCAGGTTCCACATCACCATGTCTATCCGTTCAGTCTTCTGCTTCTGTCTTCTTTTTCTCATTGTTGTCTTTTCATACCAATTTTACCAAGTCAGCCTGGTTTCCAATTCATCAAAGTCCTATGTAAGAACAAAGGCTCCCATCCATGTTCTCATTCTATCGTCCTGGCGTTCCGGTTCTTCCTTCATTGGGCAGATCTTCAATCACCACCCTGATGTCTTTTATCTCTTTGAACCTGGACATCCAATCTGgatgagatttaaaaaagaagCAGCAGAACTACTTCACTATCCTCTCAGAGACCTCATTCACTCACTTTTTACTTGTGATGTTACTCCATTACAGCAGTATGTCCCTGGTGATGGCAAGTACATATCCAGCATGTCCTTCTTTGCAGAAAGTCGTGCTTTGTGTTCACCACCATCTTGCTCACATCCTTCAACATCAGAGGGCTATGAACGCTCAAAATGTTCCAAACACTGTAGGAATTCCACCTTTGATAAAATGGCGGAAGCGTGTAACACTTATGATCACAGGGTCATGAAAACAGTTAGAATTCTAGACTTTTCTGTTCTCCTTCCACTTTTTCAAGACCCTGCACTGGATCTTCGCATCATTCACCTTGTGAGAGACCCCAGGGCAATAGTGTCATCAAGGAGATCCTTTAGCCTTGATATTGATGATCAAATTGTGCTTAAACAACATGACAAGGACACAAAGGGTCCAGTCATGGCCAAAATCTGCAGAGcacaggtaaatatatatagaaTGGTCAAAGCAGTCGGAGATTACCTGGAGAGGCGATATTTGCTTATTCGACATGAGGACTTGTCAATGGAACCCATtgtgtgtacaaaaaaaatatatgaattttCTGGCCTTAAAATGACTCCAGATCTGGAGAGATGGATATATAATATCACTCACGATCTTATAAAACACCCCAGTAGATTCTTGGCGTTTTCTAAACAGTCTTCGAAAGTCATTCAAAAGTGGAGAAATACCTTGGATTTCAATAAAGTAAAGGAGATTGAAGAATACTGCAGGGAAGCCATGGATTTGTTTGGTTACTTGCCAGTGAGTTCAGTGAGCGATCAGAAGAACATGAGCCTAGACTTAGTTTTATCATCTGTGGAGATGGACGACCCAAGTGAAACAAATATGAAATAGGAACTTTTAGGTGTCATTatctttaataaaataaaaagatttcTGTCTTCCAGCTTCAGGTTTAATGAATCTTGTGTCTCAGACTAAGCAGGACACCTCTTATCTATAGCTACtgaagagaacctgtcatgtcctctgaGTAGTGAGGTGGCTGTATAGTTTGGTGACTGTCTTGCAAATCTTCTTTTCTTTCTAAGCCTCCTATTCTCCCACATTGACCTCTGTTAGATTCAGTTCCCAATGCTTTGAATCTGTCAGGTGGGCAATCTCCTCTACTCATGTTCAATGGGCGACATCAGATTTGCTCTGCCCACTTACATTATCCATTGGCAAAGAGTGGTCCAGAGCTGCAAAGCTATACACTAGCCCCGTTATTCAGAAAAcatgacaggtcttctttaaagTGTATCTGAGTTTTCAACATGTTTTCTAAACTAcatcaggttctccttaccctcctctcatttgctgctgtttgcatcgTGTTTTATGTCTGTAAGTCCTGATTTTTAGGTGGTCTTCCCAATTTTACTGTTGctttgctgtttgcaatccactttcaaggAGGGTGTGTGTAGCATGTCTAGCATTacgccagtagttcactgtcttgtCTTCCCTGCCCTGACGtctcatgctgcattgcacagtctaAGTTCTAATCAGTAGGGGAGCGGTTTCTGAATGCCCACCCCATGCTCTCCCTGGATGACACAGGCACTCTAGCTAATTGGTGAGTAAACctaatataatgtgtgtatacagACCCACCCCCGCTACCCAGGAAAGCAGAGATTGTGAAGATCGTTTTCACAGTGTCTACAAATCTGTCAGTCTGCAGCTTCTGAGTTCATAGGAGCACAtctgtgaagatagctcctctCCTCTGGCTAAGGAAATGTCTCTGTGTCCTTGTCACTACAGAAATTCTGTacctaatgacaggcagtggattgcagagaagctggaaaggAGCAGctacttcaaacatgatttacaaaggcaaagcaacaacatttttaatgtaggtatattacagaaattatgAGACTAATGCAAGCTAGAAAATGAGAAGTTGTctaaaaagttagtgcccctttaaggtggTAAACTGTTGGCTGAATGCTCGTTATGCTGACAGCTATTTCTCATGACACTTAAGCAAGCAGGCTGGGTCAGATGAGACCCCTGAGTTGACCCCTAAATTAAttcagacctcagaccagacccctaaattgATCAACCCATATTATCTGGTGGTGTATGGTGATATTATGTAGGCTGTTTATGGCAGTATTAGTTTGGCATCAGTTGGTGGTATGGAGGTTCTATTTGGGCTGAAATTATGAGAATAACTTTCTAAACATGGCATACTTTGCTACTCATCCAATGCCCCATTTTCTTCTTAAAAACCCCATGGCTTTCAACATATATTATCTTGTGCATTTTTGTATTCAAAGTTTAGCTAAACTTTCCTAAAACATTTGGCAAGTCATAGTAGTATATCAGAAGGTTTGATTGCTGCAGTTCTGGGTCCTGAGACCCTCGCTGATCACTACAATAAAAAGGTAGACGTGCTCAATTAAGAGCTGTGCCCCTCCGGCAGTGATCAGCAAGTGACATATGGACTCAGACTTTCTACTGAGCACGCTCCAAGTAAAACTGAACAAAACTGATTGAGCACAGGACTCAGATGAGTGTTTTCGCTCCTTTATTTTAGTCATTAGTGGGGGTTTTGGTAGCCAGACTTCACCAATTAAAACTTCTGACATGCAAATATGACTGGTCAACACTTTTAGGAACATTTAAAAACACTTTATTTCTGGGTTAATtatgtacattaaccccttcccgcaccaAGGCGTACGTTTATATCTTGGCTGGGAAGGGAATCCTGCAAATGGAtgcaaacttacgtcctgtggatggcacgggCTTCGTAGCAAAGCCAGTACCATCAACAGCAGAAGACACCCGTTACTAACAGCTGGCCTcttgctgcaacagtggggattggtGAGAAAATCAACCCTCGCTGTTAACCAATTACATGCCACTAAAATAGAGAGGAACAATTGCAATAAACTTCCcacaaaaaatagcaaaataaattTTTCGTGTGCTCTCCCCTCTTTGTATGATAATAAACATTAAAAAACCGCAAACCCATGTTTGGTATCGTTGCATCTGTAgcaacccatacaataaattgaactcaCTGTTTATGCTGCACAGAAAATGCtgtttaaaaaaattcaaaactgCAGTCAAAAtgcttttcttttgttcattttgcctccaaagAAAAGTAATAAATGTGATTAAAAAAGCCGTACGAACCCCAaaaaccaatacaaactacagctcattaCACAAAAACAACCCTCATACGGGcaagtcgatggaaaaataagaaaagttatgttttttgtcAAACAGATAAAAACCCACCAAAAATTGTTTTGTTCTTAGGATTAAAATAGTGcgcttcactaaggggttaaaggtgttgcCTACTTCTGCTAATTCTCCGGTAAAGTGGAAGAGCTGCCTCCTCTGTTCATGACTGTTGTTGTTTACACATTGATTTCCAGCAAAGACCCCCATTTCATGTCACCCCCTATAAGCTGATAAGCTCGGAGACCATTCATGTTTTTCTCATTCCCACCTTTATCCATGAGCGATAATGTTTTTACTTCTCCGCTGCTTCTGCTTTTTTCAGGGATGACTTGTATCTTTTATGGCATCATATAATATATTAGAAATGTCTAAAGAAGTTTAAGTggagtcaaattaaaaaaaataattgagtAGACAATGACAGGTTAGTGCTATTCTGCGGGTCAGGAAAAGGACGCAACACCCCATTTAGGGCtttttcccacgaacgtatatcggccgtctgttttcacgtccggctgatacacgctgtgatctgatgcattggtttccagtgcatcagatcacatggcagtattcctgagacgtaaaaactcctggccaggccaatatagcgctgggcgtttttacgtctggcccaaaagatagtcctgaaactatcttttgggccggaatatgtcagctgttgtatgggctcctatgggagcccatggctgtGGCcgcagaagggagggagtttagcagccccccccttgcaggctcacctctgctctcctctccactggctctttgcaatgggagggggcggagctaagtgctggcccatcccacctcctctcattgctgactgtggacaaggggctggacaagggcggagctaagctcccaccctctccccgccccttatcctcagccatcaataggaggaggcgggacgggtcggcgcttagcttcgcccctcccattgcaaagaacgagctgggaggagagcagaggtgagcctgcgatggggagggaggggaaaggggcaacgGGACCCATgcagtctgaacgggcgcacaaactcttgatttgtgcgcccgtttaccaGTTTTATTTCTCCAAacatagtgtatatcggccggccgtgaaaacagcggccaaaatacgctcgtggaaaagagcccttatagtgttttactacttttaaaaagtcaaaaacaaacctaaaaaaaaaaaacagttttaattaaatgtatttttctgtcaGCTGaagtgtgtgagggcttgttttttgcggggcgtgCTGTAGTTTTGGGAtgcgtacaactttttgataattttttttaatttcaattttTATGCAAAAGCAAAACAATtaattttggtttgttttttttac
Protein-coding sequences here:
- the LOC136581092 gene encoding carbohydrate sulfotransferase 4-like, whose product is MSIRSVFCFCLLFLIVVFSYQFYQVSLVSNSSKSYVRTKAPIHVLILSSWRSGSSFIGQIFNHHPDVFYLFEPGHPIWMRFKKEAAELLHYPLRDLIHSLFTCDVTPLQQYVPGDGKYISSMSFFAESRALCSPPSCSHPSTSEGYERSKCSKHCRNSTFDKMAEACNTYDHRVMKTVRILDFSVLLPLFQDPALDLRIIHLVRDPRAIVSSRRSFSLDIDDQIVLKQHDKDTKGPVMAKICRAQVNIYRMVKAVGDYLERRYLLIRHEDLSMEPIVCTKKIYEFSGLKMTPDLERWIYNITHDLIKHPSRFLAFSKQSSKVIQKWRNTLDFNKVKEIEEYCREAMDLFGYLPVSSVSDQKNMSLDLVLSSVEMDDPSETNMK